Proteins encoded together in one Columba livia isolate bColLiv1 breed racing homer chromosome 3, bColLiv1.pat.W.v2, whole genome shotgun sequence window:
- the LOC102083923 gene encoding pantetheinase, which translates to MLPSQPLLHTVVLALGVLQTLASDTFIAAVYEHTVILPDATDEPVSPDNALALMNKNMDVLEGAIKEAAQQGAHIIVTPEDGIYGWRFTRESIYPYLEDIPDPSVNWIPCTDPTRFAPAPVQERLSCMAKNNSIYVVANIGDKKPCNSSDPGCPSDGHYQYNTDVVFDPEGKLVARYHKYNLFRGETQFNYPKEPEAITFETPFGKFGIFTCFDILFHEPAVVLVSELQVDTVLFPTAWMNVLPFLTAVEFHSAWAMGMGVNLLSANTHNINMSMTGSGLFTPEGPAAYHYDSGTEEGRLLMAKLSARPRLSPTYPPAVNWSSYATSIKKFPGENETFSGAVRRDIFTFNELRHKAGNYTVCQGDLCCHLIYRMSNKSKDEVYVLGAFDGLHGSLIKYHWQICTLLKCKSTDLNTCGQPVEIAQTKFEMFSLSGTFGTSYVFPEVLYSEVQLAPGEFEVLRDGRLKSKHATSKPLVTATLFGRLYEKDPPHPLRTSP; encoded by the exons ATGCTCCCTTCCCAGCCTCTTCTGCACACCGTGGTGCTGGCACTTGGTGTCCTGCAGACCCTGGCCTCTGACACCTTCATCGCAGCGGTCTATGAGCACACCGTCATCCTACCAGATGCCACGGATGAGCCTGTTTCTCCTGATAATGCTTTGGCCCTCATGAACAAAAACATGGATGTCTTGGAAGGGGCCATCAAGGAAGCTGCCCAGCAG GGTGCCCACATCATTGTGACTCCTGAAGATGGCATTTATGGCTGGCGTTTCACAAGAGAATCCATCTACCCCTACCTGGAGGATATCCCTGATCCATCAGTGAACTGGATTCCCTGCACTGACCCCACAAG ATTTGCCCCAGCACCAGTGCAGGAACGACTCAGCTGCATGGCCAAGAATAACTCCATCTATGTTGTTGCAAATATTGGGGACAAGAAGCCCTGTAATTCCAGTGATCCCGGCTGCCCCAGTGATGGTCACTATCAGTACAACACCGATGTCGTCTTTGACCCAGAGGGGAAACTGGTGGCTCGTTACCACAAG TACAACCTCTTTAGAGGAGAAACTCAGTTTAATTACCCGAAAGAGCCAGAAGCCATCACCTTTGAAACCCCTTTTGGGAAGTTTGGCATTTTCACGTGCTTTGACATCCTTTTCCACGAGCCTGCCGTGGTCCTGGTGAGTGAGTTGCAGGTAGACACAGTGCTTTTCCCGACGGCTTGGATGAACGTCCTGCCCTTTCTGACTGCGGTTGAGTTTCACTCTGCCTGGGCTATGGGCATGGGTGTCAATTTGCTTTCAGCAAATACTCACAATATCAACATGTCAATGACAG GCAGTGGGCTGTTCACACCGGAGGGACCTGCTGCCTACCATTACGACAGTGGGACGGAGGAGGGACGTCTCCTGATGGCAAAGCTGAGCGCACGCCCCCGTCTTTCCCCAACTTACCCCCCCGCTGTCAACTGGAGCTCGTATGCCACAAGCATCAAGAAATTTCCAGGAGAAAACGAGACGTTTTCAGGAGCTGTCCGGCGGGACATATTCACTTTCAATGAACTCAGACACAAAGCTGGAAATTATACAGTTTGTCAAGGAGATCTCTGCTGTCATTTGATCTATCGGATGTCAAACAAGAGCAAAGATGAAGTTTATGTCCTGGGTGCATTTGATGGGCTTCATGGTTCTCTCATAAAATACCACTGGCAG ATCTGCACACTGCTCAAGTGCAAGAGCACAGACCTGAACACATGTGGGCAACCAGTGGAGATTGCGCAGACAAAGTTTGAGATGTTCTCCCTCAGCGGCACGTTTGGCACCAGCTATGTCTTTCCAGAAGTCTTGTACAGCGAGGTGCAGCTGGCTCCTGGGGAGTTTGAG GTGCTACGTGATGGACGTTTGAAAAGTAAACATGCCACATCGAAACCGCTTGTAACAGCAACGCTTTTTGGAAGGCTTTATGAAAAGGACCCACCGCATCCCCTGCGAACCTCCCCATAA